One genomic window of Microcoleus sp. FACHB-831 includes the following:
- a CDS encoding outer membrane protein, producing MNRMCFALLTVAATTEIAPAKSLAQMSQPETELTIASELQMRQRETLEFLPQQLETELTLASEFQMRESQMRQPEIQQTLVSELHTHKPETQEAIPQQPQAKALLTQPHQAKDLLTQEPETQPAQTQEPPIKKPQTTKGFYGAISGDVRFLNSTTVQPIGVGIDFNTGYGINAALGYKFNNYLRLEGQVSYGTNEIGDVRLPGIPSATTTVTDIVPTTTTTPLTIASNVTVPTTVNIPGVGLIPAGTVIPTAGAVLNPGTPPTTASVINVAPGITIPANTPINVFPGGVPTAGGTTTTTNTPVTTTNTTPAVPATTVSASGSISTLSGLINLYVDIPTGSDLEPYIGAGVGVSRASANDLTATYPGTSLTTTVSGTSTVFVYQLMAGLAYNVSPTTAVTLGYRYFNVASQSFELGSGGTATADGLGVNNIELGLRFRF from the coding sequence ATGAACAGGATGTGTTTTGCTCTTCTAACTGTGGCAGCTACCACAGAAATCGCCCCAGCTAAGAGCCTTGCTCAAATGAGTCAGCCTGAAACTGAGCTAACTATAGCTTCTGAGCTTCAAATGAGGCAGCGTGAAACTCTTGAGTTTCTTCCTCAGCAACTTGAAACTGAACTAACTCTAGCTTCTGAGTTTCAAATGAGGGAATCTCAAATGAGGCAGCCTGAAATTCAGCAGACTCTAGTTTCTGAGCTTCACACTCACAAACCTGAAACTCAGGAGGCTATTCCTCAGCAGCCTCAAGCTAAGGCGCTGCTAACTCAGCCGCATCAAGCTAAGGATCTTCTAACTCAGGAGCCTGAAACTCAGCCAGCTCAAACTCAGGAGCCTCCCATTAAAAAGCCTCAAACTACGAAGGGTTTCTACGGCGCAATCAGTGGAGATGTCAGATTCCTAAATTCAACAACCGTTCAACCAATTGGTGTGGGAATCGACTTTAACACTGGATACGGGATAAATGCAGCTCTCGGCTATAAGTTTAACAACTACCTTCGCCTAGAAGGCCAGGTTTCCTATGGCACTAACGAGATCGGCGATGTCAGGTTGCCAGGGATTCCCAGCGCCACTACTACGGTGACTGACATAGTGCCTACTACGACAACGACTCCCCTAACCATTGCGTCAAACGTAACCGTTCCTACGACAGTAAATATTCCGGGAGTGGGGTTGATTCCAGCAGGGACGGTCATTCCCACAGCAGGAGCAGTCCTTAATCCAGGAACTCCCCCAACGACTGCATCAGTAATAAATGTTGCACCAGGAATCACCATTCCGGCAAACACGCCCATAAACGTGTTCCCAGGGGGAGTACCCACTGCGGGAGGGACTACGACAACAACCAATACGCCAGTAACTACCACAAACACTACGCCAGCAGTTCCCGCAACCACTGTGTCAGCGAGCGGTAGTATTTCTACACTATCGGGGCTAATCAACCTTTACGTTGACATTCCTACAGGCTCAGATTTAGAGCCATACATAGGTGCAGGAGTGGGCGTGTCGAGGGCTTCAGCCAATGATTTAACGGCTACTTATCCCGGAACCAGCCTTACTACTACAGTAAGTGGCACCAGTACGGTGTTTGTTTATCAACTTATGGCTGGCCTTGCCTACAATGTAAGTCCGACAACAGCAGTTACGTTAGGTTATCGGTACTTTAATGTAGCATCGCAATCATTTGAGTTGGGTTCTGGTGGGACAGCAACCGCCGACGGCTTGGGTGTCAACAATATTGAACTCGGTCTGAGGTTCAGGTTTTAG